The Cupriavidus necator DNA window CTCGCCGTCGTCGCGCAGCCTGGCCACCACCAGCTCATGGCCGAGCGCGGGCAGGCCTGCCGAGCCGGCGTGGCTCAGCTGCTCATGCGGGTAAAGCACCGACATGCACGGGCCCATTTCCGTGGTGCCGTACACCTGCACCAGCCCGGCGCCGACCTTGCGGTCCCATTCGCGGATCAGGTGCGGCGCCATCGACGCGCCGCCGTATTCCACCAGCCGCAGTGAAGACACGTCGCGTGCGTCGGCATCCGGATGGTTCAGCAGCATGCCCACCATGGTCGGCGCGGCAAAGAAGTGCGTGACGCGCTCGCTTTCCACCAGTTGCCAGGCCTCGCCCGCGTCGAAGCGGCGCTGCAGCACCTGCGTGGCGCCAAGCTGCAGCCGCGGCAGGAAGCTGGTGTGCAGCTCGGCGGTATGGTTCAGCGGCGCCACCGACAGGCCCACGTCCTCGCGCGACAGCGTCATGGCCTGGTGCATCATCGCGTTGTGCTGCAGCTTGCTGCGATGGGTGTGCACCACGCCCTTGGGGCGGCCGGTGGTGCCGCTGGTGTACATCAGGATGCAGGGATCGTCCTCATGGACCGTCACCGCGGGCGGCGTGGCGGGCTGGGCCGCGGCCAGCGTATCGAGCCGATGCGTGGCGAAAGCGGGGGCGGCATCGGGGTCTGCGTAGATGCGCAGCGCGGTGCCGGGCGCCAGTTCGGCGGCCTTTTCCACCACGCCCGCGCCTTCCTGCTCGAACAGCACTGCCTTGGCGCCGCCATCGTTCAGGATGTAGGCCAGTTCCTGCGCAGCCAGGCGGTAGTTGACCGGGTTGTAGACCGCGCCGATGCGCGCCGTGGCCAGCAGCGTGAAGACGAAGGCCGGAGTGTTGTAGAGGAAGGCCGCGACCACGTCGCCCTTGCCGATCCCCAGCGACTGCAGTGCGTGCGCGTGGCGGTTGACCTCGGCATCGAGCTCCGCATACGTCCACGCGCGTCGCCCGGCACCGATGCCGCTGACCAGCGCGGTCTTGCGCGGCAGGTAGCGCGCGGGCCAGGAGAGGGTGTCGCCAAGGGTGATGCCGCGGGTCAAGGTTGTACTCCGGTCGTGGTCCGCCGGCGCGTCGGCAGGCGGTTGTTGTCTTGTAAGCCGGACAATATAGAGCGGCGGGTGGGGCACATGGAAATAACGTTTTGCTCTTTCCTTATGCCGGAGTTGCAGTCATGCGATAAGGCTCTTGCGTGATACTGTATATTCATACAGTTGCTGCCGCGCCCCGTTTCCTGTGTCCGCCGTCCCGCCACCCATTCCAGCCCCGCCTGCCATGGCAGCCGCACCGGCCTACGTGGTGGCCGTGCGCGCGCTGTGCGAATTCACCGCCAAGGCGGGCGACCTGGACCTGCGCTTCGTGCCGACGCCATCGGCGCAGGAGGGCGTGGCCGGGCATGCGGTAGTAACCAGCCGGCGCGGGGAGGCCTACCAGGCCGAAGTGGCGCTTGCCGCCGATTTCGGGCCCTTGCGTGTGCGCGGCCGTGCCGACGGCTACGATCCCGTCGCCAACCGGCTCGAAGAAATCAAGACCGTGCGCGGCGATGCCGCGGTGCCGGACAACCACCGCCACCTGCACTGGGCGCAGGCCAAGGTCTACGGCTGCCTGTTATGCCGCAAGCTGGGGCTGCCGGGGCTGGAGATCGCGGTGGTCTATTTCGACATCATCAGCCAGCGCGAGCACCCGGTTGCGGAGCACTTCACTGCGCAGGCGCTTGAAGCCTTCTTCGTGCAGACCTGCGAGCAGTTCCTGCACTGGGCGCAGGCGGAACTGGCCCACCGGCAGGCACGCGATGGCGCGCTGGCGCAGCTGGCCTTTCCGCACCAGGGTTTCCGCCCGGGCCAGCGCGAACTGGCGCAGGCGGTCTATAACGCCAACCGCGCGGGCCGCCACCTGCTGGCGCAGGCGCCCACCGGCATCGGCAAGTCGGTCGGCACATTGTTCCCGGTGCTCAAGGCCATGCCGGGGCAGGGCATCGACAAGGTCTACTTCCTGTCGGCCCGCTCCACCGGGCGCGGGGTGGCGCTGCACGCCGCCAATGCGTTGCGCGGCCACGGCGCGCGGCCGCTGCATGTGCTGGAGCTGGTGGCCCGCGACAAGGCTTGCGAGCATCCGGAGCTGGCCTGCCATGGCGAGTCCTGCCCGCTGGCGCGCGGCTTCTATGACCGTCTGCCGGCAGCACGCGAAGCGGCGCGCGGCGTGCCGGTGCGCGACCGCGCCGCGGTGCGCACGCTGGCGCTGGCACACGGAATCTGCCCTTACTACTTGTCGCAGGAGCTGGTGCGCTGGAGCGACGTGGTGGTGGCCGACTACAACTACTACTTCGACCGCAGCGCGTTGCTGTATGCGCTGACCGCGGCCAATGGCTGGCGCGCCAGCGTGCTGGTCGACGAGGCCCACAACTTGGTCGAACGCGGCCGCGCCATGTACACCGGGGAACTCGACCCCCAATCGCTGCGCGAGGTGCGCCGCGGTGCGCCCGCCGTCGTACGCAAGCCATTGACACGGCTGGCCCGGCAATGGGGCGCGCTGGCACGCCAGAGCGACGATGCCTATGAAGTCCTGCCCGAAGTGCCCGCCGTCTTCCGCCGCGCACTGGACGAATGCTGTGCGGCGGCATTGACGCATATGACCGAGCACCCAGGCGCGCAGGATCCGGCGCTGCAGCGCTTCTATTTCGATGCGCTGCATTTTGGACGCCTGGCCGAGCAGCTCGACGCGCATTCGCTGTTCGATATCCAGCGCGTGCCGCGCAGCGGCCGCGGCCACCGTGCGCGGCTGTGCCTGCGCAATGTCATCCCGGCCCCGTTCCTGCGCCCGCGCTTTGGCGCCGCGCATTCGGTCACGCTGTTCTCCGCGACCCTCGATCCCGCCGCCTACTACCTCGATACGCTGGGTTTGCCGGCCGATTGCGCGCGGGTGCAAGTGCCATCGCCGTTCCGCGCCGAGCAACTGTCGGTGCGGATTGCAGCGCGCATCTCCACCCGCTATGCGCGGCGCGAACAATCGCTGCCGGCCATCGTCGCGCTGATGGCCGGCCAGTTCCGCGCACGGCGCGGCAACTACCTGGCGTTCTTCAGCAGCCACGAGTACTTGCAGCAAGCCGTGGCCCGCTTCGCCCAGTCTCACCCCGACATTCCGCATTGGGTGCAGTCGCGGGGCATGGACGAAGCCGCGCAGGCGGCGTTCCTGGGTACGTTTGCGGAAGGCGGCGAGGGCATCGGCTTTGCGGCGCTCGGCGGCGCCTTTGCCGAAGGCGTTGACCTGCCCGGCGAGCGCCTGATCGGCGCCTTCGTTGCCACCCTGGGGCTGCCCCAGTTCAACTCGGTCAACGAGCAGTTCCGTGCGCGCATGCAGCAGGCGTTCGGGCAGGGCTATGCCTATGCCTACCTGTATCCCGGGCTGCGCAAGGTGGTGCAGGCGGCAGGCCGGGTCATCCGCACGCAGCAGGACCAGGGCGTGGTCTACCTGATCGACGACCGCTTTGCCGCGGCCGAGGTGCGCGAACTGCTGCCGGCATGGTGGGAAATCGCCACGGCGGCCTAGAAATTACACAGCCGGGCCAGTCTGGGGCATCCTCTTTGCGCGGTGCCTGCCCGAAGTCGCCGCTGGAACGAATCTGGCAGGCATGCGGATACCATCAGCCAGCTATCGCGAAAGGATCAGATCCATGCCCATGACCCAGCAATACGCGGCCACCGAGCCGACCCGCACGGAAGTGGATGCGCTGCCGGGCGCCACCGTGCTGGAATTCGGCGCGCCGTGGTGCGGCTACTGCCAGCGCGCCCAGCCGGCGCTGGCTGAGGCCTTTGCCGTGCATCCGGCATTGCGCCATCTCAAGATCGAGGACGGCAGCGGGCGCCGGCTTGGCCGGTCGTTTCACATCAAGCTGTGGCCGACGCTGGTGTTCCTGCGCGACGGGCAGGAAGTGGCGCGGCTGGTGCGCCCGACCGAGTCGGAGCCGATCCGCGAGGCCATGCGCCGCATTGCCTAGCCCGGCCGCGCGCTGCCTTATTTGGCGAACACCTGGCTCAGGTCGCCAAAGGCCTTGAACTCCAGCGCATTGCCCGACGGGTCCAGGAAGAACATGGTGGCCTGTTCGCCCACCTGGCCCTTGAAGCGCACATGCGGCTCGATCACGAACTGTGTGCCCGCCGCGCGCAGCCGCTCGGCCAGGGCCTCCCATTCGGCCATCGGCAGGATCGCGCCGAAGTGCCGCACCGGCACGTCGTCGCCATCGACGGCGCTGGTGGCGCGGTGACCACACTCCTCGGGCGACAGGTGCGCCACCACCTGGTGGCCATAGAAATTGAAGTCCACCCAGGCCTCGGAACTGCGCCCTTCGGGGCAACCAAGCAAGTCGCCATAGAAGCGCCTTGCCTCGGCCAGGTCGCGCACGGGGAAAGCCAGGTGGAACAGGGGAATAGAGGAAGTCGCGCTCATGCGGGAGGCCTTTGTCGGGGGTCGTTATGCGGGCAGGCGTTGGCCTGCGCGTTGATTGTAGCCAGCACAACCCGTAATATGAAGCGAATCATTTTTGGCCTGAGTATCAGAATTTTCAATAGATGATCCGCTACTTCCAGACCTTCCTGGTGGCCGCCGAAACCGGCTCGTTCTCCGCCGCCGCGGCGCGGCTGGCGCTGACGCAGTCGGCCGTCAGCACGCAGATCCGGCGGCTGGAAGAGGACCTGGACTGCGTACTCTTCGATCGCACCGGCAAGTCGGTCGCGCTCAGCGAAGCCGGGCGCCGGTTGGTGCCGGAAGCGCGGCGCTTTGTCGAGCTCTATGCCGCGATGAAGGACCGCGCCGGCCCGCATGCCGACGCCGCGCCGGTGGAGCTGGGCGCGGTGTCGACGGTCCAGGCCACCTTGCTGGCCGATGCGATGCGGCATTTCCGGGGGCGGTTTCCCGACTCGCACGTCAACGTGGTGCCGGGCATGTCCACCCAGCTGCTGACGCAGGTGGATGCGCGCGAGCTGGACATCGCCGTGCTGATCCGGCCGCGGCTGGGCTTTCCGCCGGACCTCAAGTGGGTGCCGCTGGTGCGCGAGGGCTTTGTCGGCATCGGGCCCGCCGGTGCGCCTGCAGACCTGCGCGCGTTGCTGGAGACGCTTCCGTTCATTCGCTACAACCGCCACAGCACCGGCGGGCAGCTGGTGGACGGCTACCTGAAGCGGCAGCGGCTATGGGTCAGGGAAGGGATGGAGCTGGATGAGCCGGCCGTGATCCTGCTGATGGTGGCAGCTGGCCTGGGTTGCGCCATCATCCCGTCCGGACTGGTGCCGTTGCAGCAGTCCGCGGGCGTGGTGCAGGCGCCATTGCCGGGCGGGCCGCTCTATCGCGACGTGGGCGTGCTGGTGCGCGAATCGGCACTGCGCCGCGCGCCGGTGGCGGCGCTGATCGATGCCTTTGTGGCTGCCAGCGCGCGCTGGCAGTCTGCCGTGGTGTAAAGGCGCGATACTCAGCGGCTGCCGGGCAGGACCAACGTGACCAGCACCGAGGCATCGGAGATGGCGGTCACGTCGTAGCGCACGCTCGGCCCCAGGTAGAGCAGGTCGCCCTGGTGCAACTGGCGCTCGGCGCCGTCCACCCGCACACGCACCTCGCCCTCCAGGCATTGCACAGTCATCGGGCCATCTACCGCATGGGGCGGCACATGCTTGCCCGCCTTCAGCACCAGCCGCATCACTTCCAGCGGGCCTTCCTTGAACAGGGCCTGGGTGGCGGTCTGGTCCAGCCGTGCGCCCAGTGGCAGCACGCTGGCGATCTGTCCGGATTCAAGGTGGGGAAGGGACATGCGCGGCTCCTCGCTCTTCTGGTGGGGTGGCTTGTCAGGCACGGCCGGCGCCTGGCGGCGGCACGCCTTCTCAATCTAGCACCCGAGCGCGCATCTCAGAAGCACTCAGCGTGATGTAACCGGCGAAGTCGCCGACGCGGCGGCTTCCACTTGTGCGCAAGGCGTGGCATTGCGGGCTTGTGCGGTGCGCTCGGCTGCGGTCCTGGCAGCGGCGCGGCCGCGCTCGATCAGAGCCCAGTCAGGGCCGGCGGCCGCGGGAAAAGACGCGGCCAGGGCGCCAAGGCCGAGCAGCGCGAACAGGATGGTTTTCATGAGGGGGCCTTCAGGGAGGTATGAGAAAAGAGACGGGGCCTTGCGCCCCGTCGACACGCCACGGCGGCTGCCGTGGCGCGGGCAGGCGCCGGTCAGGCGGCAGCCGATACGCGTGAGCCGCCATGGGCCGGCGGTGCCGACACGCCGCTGCGGTCCATGCCTGCCACTTCCATGCCGGCGGCAGCGCGGTTGGCGCCGTCGGTAAACGGGTCGCGCCGGTCGTTGACGCGCGCGCCATCGGTGAAGGGGTCGCGCTTGCCATTGACGTGCGCACCGTCGGTAAACGGGTTGCGCTTGCCGTTGTGCAGGTTGTAGCCGTAGCGGTCGGTGGCGACGCCGCGGTCGTTCAGGCCTTGCGCCATGGCAGGGCTGGCCAGTGCGGCGGCACCGAGTGCTGCAATCGAGAGGGTCGTGGCAAGAAGGGCCTTGAGAGCGTTTTTATGCATGTCTGCTGTTTTTGGGTGGGTGGACGGCATGGCCCGCGAAGGGCCGCGCGGGGATGGCGGATCTGCCACCCGCGCCGTCCGGGTTCGCCTTTTGGGCGGTGCCGTCGCGTGGGAAGCGCGCGGCACGGGACGAAGTTTAGTCAGGTCGATGCATTCCTGTGATGATTTAAACGTCGAAAAATCAGTCGTTTTTTTCATTGCCAGTCGCATTGATGGCGGCCACCTTGCCGCCGGCCTGCCAGCCCCCGCCAAGCGCGAGGAACAGGTCGACCTGGCGCGCGGCGACATGGCCTTCGGACGCAGCCAGTGCGGCCTCCGCATCGGCCAGCGTGCGCTCGGCGTCCAGGTGCGCCAGGTACGGGATGCGCCCCGCCTGCTGCAGGCGGCGCTGCAGCCGCGCAGCTTCTGCGGCCTGTTCGCGCGCCGCGTGCAGGGCGTCGTGCCGTTCCAGTTCGCGCGTGTAGGCCGACAACGCCGTTTCGGTTTCCTGCAATGCGCGCAGCACCGCGCCATCAAAGCGCGCCAGGGCGGCGTCGGCCGCGGCTTCATGCCTGTGGATGCGATGGCGCACGCCGTTGGTCGGCAGCGACCAGCTCAGCAGCGGCCCCACGCTCCAGCGCGCCGTCGGGCCGCTGCCAAGGTGGCTCAGCACGCCGGTCAGCCCGGCGCTGGCGCCGATGCTGATCGATGGATACAGGTCTGCCGTGGCCACGCCGATGCGAGCGGTGGCCGCGGCCAGTTCGCGTTCCGCCTGGCGGATATCGGGCCGGCGCCTGAGCAGCGCTGCGCCGTCACCCACTGGCAGCGGCACACGCAGCGTGGGTTCGGCATGGCAGTCCACCTCGGCCTCTGGCAGTGCCGCAGGCGGCTTGCCCAGCAGCAGCGCCAGCCGGTGGCGTGCGGCGCTACGCGCGGCTTCCAGCGTTGGCAAGGTAGAGTGCAGCGCTTCGGTGCGGGCACGCTCGCGCGCCACGTCGGCGGGTTCGCCGCGGCCGGCGTCGACCAGGCGGCCGGTGGCGTCCAGCGTGCGTTGCTGTACCGCGAGCTGCTGCGTGGCGGCGGCCAGTTCATGCGTGGCGGCGCAGCCCTGCACGTAGGCGCGCACCGTCTGCGCCGCCACGGTGACGCGCACCATGTCGAGCGTGGCCGCGCTGGCTTCGGCGCCGGCCAGCGCGGCCTCGTCGGCGCGGGCCAGCTTGCCGAAGAAATCGATCAGGTAGGACACGCCGAAACCGAAGTCGCCCAGGTTGAATACCGGTGGCTTGGTGGTCTGCAGGAAGCTTTCGCCCGACAGCTGCGCGCGCGAAACGCTGGCGCTGGCGCCGCCCTGCGGCAGGTTCTCGGACTCCACCTCGTGCAGGAGGGCCACCGCGCGGCGCAGGTTGGCGCTGGCGGCGCGGATGTCGGTGTTGGCGGCCAGCGCCTGTTCGACCAGGCGGTCGAGCCGCGCGTTGTCATAGAGCCGCCACCAGTCGTCGGGCACGGGCGCGATGGCCACGCCGGGCGCTTTGGCACCCTGAAGCGGGCCGTTGGCGGCGGCCGCGCGCACTGCCGCATGATCCGGCACACGATAGTCCGGGCCCACGGTGGTGCAGGCGCACAGGCAGGCCGCGGCGCACGCCAGCCAGGGATGGCGCCGCTTCACGACCGGGGCCCCGTGCGGCGGCCGGCGTCATCGACGCGCCTGGCTTCGCGAACGGCCACAGTCGCGGTGCGGCCGGAAACCAGGCGCACATCCGCGGGCACGTCCTCCAGCACGATGCGCACCGGCACGCGCTGTGCCAGCCGCACCCAGTTGAAGGTCGGGTTGACGTTGGGCAGCAGGTTCGAGCCCGCGCTGCGGTCGCGGTCCTCGATGCCGGCTGCGATGCTCTGCACGTGCCCGCGCAGGTGCCGGGGCTCGCCCATGATATGCACGTCGACCGGGCTGCCGATGCGGATCCGGTGCAGCTTGGTTTCCTCGAAATAGCCTTCCACGTGGAAGGACCCGGCATCGACCATCGACAGCACCGGGCGGCCGGTCGAGACATAGTCGCCCAGGCGCGGCAGCCGGTCGTTGAGGTAGCCCGCCACCGGGCTGCGCACGCTGGTGCGCTCCAGGTCAAGCCGGGCCAGCCGCACCGCGGCTTCGGCCAGCGCCAGCGCGGCTTCGCCTTGCTCTACGCGGGCACGCCCCTGTTCCGCGACTTCGGCGGCAACCAGGCCGTCGAGATTGCGGTTGCGCGCGGCTTCGCGCCGCGCCTGCGCCAGCGCGGCGCGCTGCGTCGCTACCGCGGCCAGCGCCTGCTGCAGGGCCAGCGCGTAGCGGTCGCGGTCGATCTCGAACAGGACTTCGCCTTGCTGCACATGCTGGTTGTCGCGCGCCAGTACGCGTGTGACCAGCCCGGACACATCGGGCGCCACCTGGATGATGTCGGCACGCACATGGCCGTCGCGGGTCCATGGCGCGGCCGTGTAGTAGTCCCACAGGTGGCGCAGCACCAGCAGGGCGGCGATGGCTGCCAGCAGCGTTGGCAGCAAGGGAAGCAGGGGGCGGAGTCGGAAGGTCATGACGGCAGTCCCGGCACCGCGACAAAGACTGCGGCCACGGCGCCAAGGACGATCACATAGAGGGAAAGGTTGAACATCGAGCGGTGCCAGATATGCCGGTACCAGCCCAGCGCGGCCAGCACCATGCGGATCGCGGTAGTGGCGGCGAAGGCCAGCACCATCAGCACCAGCACGCCTGGCACGAACACGCCATAGAGGTCGATTTCACTGAGCATTCGGCGGCAGAGGAGAGTTGGGGAGGTCAGCGGGACAGGGCAGCCACAGGGCCAGGCAGCAGCGTGACCTGCAGCACCACCAGCGCGCCGAGCGTGCCGCGGTGGTCAGGGCGGCCACCTGCGGGCAACGCGGCCACGCCGGCGATGGCATCGGCCACCCAGGCGGCCAGCCCCGCCGGAGCCGGCACGGCATGGCCCGCGCGCAGCCGCGCGCGGAAATGCCTTGCCACCGCGGCCAGCACGCGGCGCACCGGCTTGCGTGCCGCGGGCGGCAAGGCCGGCAGCGCCTTCTGCAGCGCCAGCGCGCAGTAGCCGACTTGCAGCGCGTGGAAGCCGTCGGACGACAAGGGATCGCCGGCAGCCCCCAGCCGCGGCACCAGCTGGCCGAGCCGGTCCAGCATGCGCGCGCCCAGCCGCGCATCCCCATCGGCCGCTCGCAGCGTGGCGGCCTGGGCTAGGTCCTGCCAGCTGGCGCGCACCAGCCGGTGCGCCGCCGCGCGCGCGCCGAACGGGCGTACCGCCATCGACCACAGCGGCGCGAACAGCATGGCTGCGGCGCTGGCCAGGCAGGTATTGAAGGTGCCGAGGAAATCCGCATCGAACACGGCCTGCACGTTGGCGAACGAGGCCGTGTTGACCGACAGCAGCATCGCAATCAACTGGAAGCCGGGCCGCGCAATCAGCAGGCCAATGCCGAGATAGGGCAGCGCCAGCATCGCGGCCAGCGCTTCAAAGGTGTGCGCGTGCGGCACGACCAGGAACAGGTAGCCGCACGACACCAGCAGGCAGATCGTGCTCCAGCGCAGGAAGGCACCGGCCATGCGGCGCGGCTCGTCGATGGCCGCAAGGAAGCAGCAGGCGATCGATGCCACCGCGACCGCGCCGGCGCCGCCCTCCCAGCCCGAGAAGATCCACAGCAGCCCCGCGCAGAATACGGCCAGGCCGCTCGACACGGCGCCGAACAGCAGCATGCCGTGGTCGTGGTGATGGCCTGCAGCCTCCGGGGCCGCGTTGCCGCGCAGCTGCGGCGCGCCGGCGCTGCGGTCGCCTATGCCTTGCTGCAGGGCGCGGCATTCAGCGTACAACGCGCCCAGGCGCTGCAGCTGGTCCGCCGCCGTGGCGGCGAGGCTGGCTTGCCAGTCGACCTCGCCCGCGCGGCTATCGGCAAGCCAGCCGCCCGCGGCGACCGGAGGCGGCGTGGCAGCATCGGTCGCCAGCCAGGCGGTCGCCGCCGCCATGGCCTCGCGCACTGGCAACGGGATGCCGTCCGGATGGCCGCGCAGCGCGTGCAGCACGCTCTCCAGCGACGACAGCAGCGGCATCAGCATGGTCATGCGCTGGCGCAGCGCGCGGGCATGGCGCAGCGTGTGGCTGCCCTCGGTGTCATAGGCCAGCTGGCTGACCAGCTGGTCCAGCGCCAGGATGTCGGCAGCGAGCCGGTGGCGGCTGTCGTCGGCGCGCGGGCTGCCGGTGAGTATGTCCGATGCCCAGGCCGACGCGTCGGCCAGCCAGGTGGCTGCGCGGGACCGCAGCGCGGGCGCCACCTTGGCCGGGAAGACGACCGAGCCCACCAGCCCGGCGCAGACGATGCCGATCACGATTTCCTCGATCCGGGCCACGGCAATATCGAAGATCTGCGCCGGCGCGCTGACCGCCGGCAGCGCGACGATCGGCAGGGTGTAGGCCGCCAGCAGGTACACATAGCTGCGCGGCGTGCGCTGCAGCAGCGACAGGTACACCAGCACGGTGATCCACAGCGCGATCGCACCCATCAGCACGATCGGCATGTTGACCAGCTGCGGCACCGTGGCCACCGCGGCGGTCGCGCCCAGCATCGTGCCGGCCACGCGGTAGGCCGCCTTGGAACGGGTGGCGCCGGTCAGGGGATGGGAAACGAAGTACACCGTCGCCATGGCCCAGTAAGGCCGCGGCAGGCCCAGCGCCAGCGCGATATAGAGCGCCAGCATCGCGGCGGCGAATGCCTTCAGCGAGAACAGCCACTGTCGTGCATTCGGCCAGCTAGCCATGGAGCGGGGTCTTCAAGAAGAGTTGAGGGCACGCCGCGGCCTGCCGCTCCACGCTTCATTGGCGGCGCGGTTGGGCGGGGGCGATGTGTGGAAGCGAAGTGTAGCCAAACCTTTCGCATTCCATTCATGATTTAATATTGGCCTTTCCATTCCCTTTGTTCATGGGTGGCGAAACCGGCCTGCCGGCGGCCCGCCGTCCCTCAGCACCATGCCCATCGATATCCGCGCGCTGCGCTATTTCGTCGAGACTGCCCGGCTGCGCAGCTTTACCCAGGCCGCGGCCTCGCTGTTCGTCACCCAGTCGACCATCAGCAAGATGGTCAAGCAGCTGGAGGACGAGGTCGGCCAGCCGCTGCTGATCCGTGAAGGCAAGAGCGTGCGGCTGACCGACGTGGGCCGCGTGGTCTACGAGCGCGGGCAGGAGGCGCTGGGCGTGGTGCACCGGCTCACGCTGGAGGTGTCCGACCTGTCCTCGCTGGGCCGGGGGCAGCTGACCGTGGGGATCCCGCCGATGGTCAACCTGTTCTTTTCACCGGCGGTCAGCGCGTTCCGGCAGCGCTATCCCAACCTGTCGCTGACGCTGGACGAGCACGGCGGCCAGGTGGTGGAGCAGCTGGTGGCAAGCGGCGAGCTGGAGGTCGGCGCCACGGTGCTGCCGGGCGACAGTGGCCTGGCGCTGGAAACGCGCCAGTTCGGCCGCTACCCGATCTGGGCCGTGGGGCCGCGCAAGGCCGCGTGGGCGCGCGGGCGCACCGTCACGCTGGCGGCTCTGCGCG harbors:
- a CDS encoding VOC family protein, with amino-acid sequence MSATSSIPLFHLAFPVRDLAEARRFYGDLLGCPEGRSSEAWVDFNFYGHQVVAHLSPEECGHRATSAVDGDDVPVRHFGAILPMAEWEALAERLRAAGTQFVIEPHVRFKGQVGEQATMFFLDPSGNALEFKAFGDLSQVFAK
- a CDS encoding DUF1656 domain-containing protein; translated protein: MLSEIDLYGVFVPGVLVLMVLAFAATTAIRMVLAALGWYRHIWHRSMFNLSLYVIVLGAVAAVFVAVPGLPS
- a CDS encoding thioredoxin family protein, producing MPMTQQYAATEPTRTEVDALPGATVLEFGAPWCGYCQRAQPALAEAFAVHPALRHLKIEDGSGRRLGRSFHIKLWPTLVFLRDGQEVARLVRPTESEPIREAMRRIA
- a CDS encoding efflux transporter outer membrane subunit, with protein sequence MKRRHPWLACAAACLCACTTVGPDYRVPDHAAVRAAAANGPLQGAKAPGVAIAPVPDDWWRLYDNARLDRLVEQALAANTDIRAASANLRRAVALLHEVESENLPQGGASASVSRAQLSGESFLQTTKPPVFNLGDFGFGVSYLIDFFGKLARADEAALAGAEASAATLDMVRVTVAAQTVRAYVQGCAATHELAAATQQLAVQQRTLDATGRLVDAGRGEPADVARERARTEALHSTLPTLEAARSAARHRLALLLGKPPAALPEAEVDCHAEPTLRVPLPVGDGAALLRRRPDIRQAERELAAATARIGVATADLYPSISIGASAGLTGVLSHLGSGPTARWSVGPLLSWSLPTNGVRHRIHRHEAAADAALARFDGAVLRALQETETALSAYTRELERHDALHAAREQAAEAARLQRRLQQAGRIPYLAHLDAERTLADAEAALAASEGHVAARQVDLFLALGGGWQAGGKVAAINATGNEKND
- a CDS encoding fatty acid--CoA ligase yields the protein MTRGITLGDTLSWPARYLPRKTALVSGIGAGRRAWTYAELDAEVNRHAHALQSLGIGKGDVVAAFLYNTPAFVFTLLATARIGAVYNPVNYRLAAQELAYILNDGGAKAVLFEQEGAGVVEKAAELAPGTALRIYADPDAAPAFATHRLDTLAAAQPATPPAVTVHEDDPCILMYTSGTTGRPKGVVHTHRSKLQHNAMMHQAMTLSREDVGLSVAPLNHTAELHTSFLPRLQLGATQVLQRRFDAGEAWQLVESERVTHFFAAPTMVGMLLNHPDADARDVSSLRLVEYGGASMAPHLIREWDRKVGAGLVQVYGTTEMGPCMSVLYPHEQLSHAGSAGLPALGHELVVARLRDDGEPTDPMQPCVPGEVGEVLVRGPCMMQGYLNRPDANARALAHGWYHTGDLGSLDADGYLWIRDRIDYMINSGAENVYPREVEDALIEHPAVLEVAVLGEPDPTWGQVVGAYVVTRGDGPVSAAQLDAFLLQGDRLAAYKRPRRYHFVDALPKTTSGKIQKHMLRAGATA
- a CDS encoding LysR family transcriptional regulator, which translates into the protein MIRYFQTFLVAAETGSFSAAAARLALTQSAVSTQIRRLEEDLDCVLFDRTGKSVALSEAGRRLVPEARRFVELYAAMKDRAGPHADAAPVELGAVSTVQATLLADAMRHFRGRFPDSHVNVVPGMSTQLLTQVDARELDIAVLIRPRLGFPPDLKWVPLVREGFVGIGPAGAPADLRALLETLPFIRYNRHSTGGQLVDGYLKRQRLWVREGMELDEPAVILLMVAAGLGCAIIPSGLVPLQQSAGVVQAPLPGGPLYRDVGVLVRESALRRAPVAALIDAFVAASARWQSAVV
- a CDS encoding cupin domain-containing protein, whose product is MSLPHLESGQIASVLPLGARLDQTATQALFKEGPLEVMRLVLKAGKHVPPHAVDGPMTVQCLEGEVRVRVDGAERQLHQGDLLYLGPSVRYDVTAISDASVLVTLVLPGSR
- a CDS encoding HlyD family secretion protein — translated: MTFRLRPLLPLLPTLLAAIAALLVLRHLWDYYTAAPWTRDGHVRADIIQVAPDVSGLVTRVLARDNQHVQQGEVLFEIDRDRYALALQQALAAVATQRAALAQARREAARNRNLDGLVAAEVAEQGRARVEQGEAALALAEAAVRLARLDLERTSVRSPVAGYLNDRLPRLGDYVSTGRPVLSMVDAGSFHVEGYFEETKLHRIRIGSPVDVHIMGEPRHLRGHVQSIAAGIEDRDRSAGSNLLPNVNPTFNWVRLAQRVPVRIVLEDVPADVRLVSGRTATVAVREARRVDDAGRRTGPRS
- a CDS encoding ATP-dependent DNA helicase is translated as MAAAPAYVVAVRALCEFTAKAGDLDLRFVPTPSAQEGVAGHAVVTSRRGEAYQAEVALAADFGPLRVRGRADGYDPVANRLEEIKTVRGDAAVPDNHRHLHWAQAKVYGCLLCRKLGLPGLEIAVVYFDIISQREHPVAEHFTAQALEAFFVQTCEQFLHWAQAELAHRQARDGALAQLAFPHQGFRPGQRELAQAVYNANRAGRHLLAQAPTGIGKSVGTLFPVLKAMPGQGIDKVYFLSARSTGRGVALHAANALRGHGARPLHVLELVARDKACEHPELACHGESCPLARGFYDRLPAAREAARGVPVRDRAAVRTLALAHGICPYYLSQELVRWSDVVVADYNYYFDRSALLYALTAANGWRASVLVDEAHNLVERGRAMYTGELDPQSLREVRRGAPAVVRKPLTRLARQWGALARQSDDAYEVLPEVPAVFRRALDECCAAALTHMTEHPGAQDPALQRFYFDALHFGRLAEQLDAHSLFDIQRVPRSGRGHRARLCLRNVIPAPFLRPRFGAAHSVTLFSATLDPAAYYLDTLGLPADCARVQVPSPFRAEQLSVRIAARISTRYARREQSLPAIVALMAGQFRARRGNYLAFFSSHEYLQQAVARFAQSHPDIPHWVQSRGMDEAAQAAFLGTFAEGGEGIGFAALGGAFAEGVDLPGERLIGAFVATLGLPQFNSVNEQFRARMQQAFGQGYAYAYLYPGLRKVVQAAGRVIRTQQDQGVVYLIDDRFAAAEVRELLPAWWEIATAA